gaccacgtGCGCGTGGTTGATCACAGGGGCTGCAAGGACCAAGTAGCGTGCAGGTTCGACGCGCGTGACGTGGCAGTCCGCGCGCGAGTACAGGTGGCACGAAGGCGCGCggttgcgcatggtgcatgggtcaTGTTGtgcgtgcgcggcgcaccagagtgagccaatgcggcgcgactgtgtggcgtgttcgtagaggctcacaggtgacgtgacGCACGCGCGCGTGGACCTGAGCCAGTGTGGCGcatgcgcgcatggcagtgagccagtTGGACGCAACGCGCATGAGCGTGCGCGCGCACCAGTGTCTCTtgcgcgcgcgcgcagaagcttacagcattgaatgacagtgcAGTTACAGTTCAACTTCGAAACTGACGAGTCAATGGTCTTTGactaagaattaaatgacgtattaaattgcattgaagacgtttaatgcaatttaaacctctcctTTAATTCTTTTGACCGTTTCGATGAAGATGTAGTATAAATACAACATCTCCACCACTGTAGAGGGACACCAGCTACACAACAGCATTTCAACCTTTCTCTCTACAACTTTTCTAATCTTTCTCTTGCAATTTCAAGGTACTCTTCGGGTTGTAGGCTATCTCCGGCAGTACGcagcttcggctgttgtaccctgggaaacaaaacgagtactcttgggagactcagaatttgttttaagggaagcgtgttgaacacgtgcctcagccttcttcttcatctaAGTTCTTGTATTTTATTctatttcagttgtaattgtactGTAATTTTGCTTTCTTTATttctttgtattgtaatcagtaataaaaatttgtttattttatttatttacgcgaacggttcctacacgTGTCACTATCGTTTTCACAACGATACTCCCGTGACACCCGCTGACCCGAACCATTGTTCGTAACCGCTATGAACCCACCAAAGACAACCGATTTCAGCCCCGAAACCCGATGTTGATGTCTCGTCTGATAACCCACACCGTCATTGGTTCGCCACTGAACCGTTGCTAGCTTATAGTTGGTCACCACCCATACCGCCCCGTAGTACACCATTAACACATCACGTTAAAACTCTTGATCCCCTTTttccttctttttctttctatcTTTGTCTTCAAGGGTTTCGCCACTGTTGTAGCTCTGCGAGGAGCTACTCCCCTTTCTCAGAAAACGACTCTCAAAACCGTTAAGAGCGAGAgttctgataccaattgttggaaaaTTAGGCCCTTGATCGAACGGATGAACACCGAATGAACGACTATGTTTATAATTTAATATGTAGGTCAATTTGGGCCTAGAatgagtactctcaactccctaATGGAGAGACTATGTTTAGATGAAGATTGAAGTGTATGTGATATTTTGACTAAGTTTACCCTTGGGATTAACGAAAAAGTTGGCGATCTCGTGTGTTACGATGTTTggcaaagaaagaaaagaagaaattGTGGCAACGTGGAAGCAAGAAGCCCTCCCCCCCTAATACTCTTCTTCCTTCTGTTCCTTGTTCATCGTCGTCATCATTTCTTGCAAATGCATCGATCGGCAGCGAAGCGGTTGCTCCACTATTCATTCTTCTGTGCTAACCGAACCTCTCCAATTCGGACCCCTCTTCATTCTCGATCTCCTTTACGTTTTCTCTCATCTGAACCGCCCTTCTCTGATTTCAATACCCGCACCTCCACCACACATCATCATGATACTTCTCATACCCATACCCATACCGATACCTCAAGAACAAGAAGGACTACACCAACAACACCTCCTAGGGCTACTTACGAAGAAGAACAAACCCGAGTGCTTGCCGCATCTCTCCACCACGTGGTACGTCTGTCTCTCCCTCCCTCCATCCCTCCTAATATTCAATTCAATTCAATAGAATAGTTACTTGTATAATCATCTATTCATGAATCATTCCGATTTCCTCCCTACCTAGGTTTAGTGTTAGATTGCACTAGTATAAGAAATTCATCAGGTCCTGTCCTCTAGGCAGGCATGTGGGTTTGTTTAGGGTTCTCACTCTCAGGATTGATTACTGCACTTATCCATAGTTTCAGTTATAGTTATaggcagcagcagcagcagctgcTTCTTTTAACATTTTTAGGTTAGTTAATTTAGTCACCAAGACAAGACAAGTACTTGACTTGTGCAGATTAGACTGGGATGGAGTGAGGCAGCCATGATCGCTGGTGCTAGGGATGTTGCTGTTTCCCCTTCCATTGTTGGAGCTATTCCACGAAAAGAAGCTGCACTCGTAGAGGTATTTACTTTCACCTCCCTTACTACCATCTCACAACTCTTTCCTCTTTATTTTATTACCCCCTGACGTTCCCTTGCCCTCCTTATACAGTACTTTATGGACGAGTCTTTGCAAAAACTTATTGATATGATCGACTCAGATGAGTTGCAATTAAAAGATTTAGTAGCAAGTGAGCGTATTGCCAAGCTTATTAAAGCTCGCTTACAAATGCAAGCTCCATATATATCAAAGTGGCCTCAAGCTCTTAGCATTCAGGTACATTTAATTATGTTTCTTAGATAACCAAACCTCCTAATGTACTACTAGTAACTTACTAAAAATCATATAATAGGCGCAACCATCAAATATTTCAACAAGCTTTAAACAACGAGCAATGCTGGTTGATGAATTCTGCCATGCCTCAAATGATGAAGGAAGTGGTGTCGATTGGTACCTAAAACGCAGTATTGTTGGTGGGATATACTCCACGACTGAAATTTACATGCTAACCGATAACTCCACAGGTTTCTTTTCCTCTCTTTTATTTCTCAAAGCCAACAACAGTAAATTTGTAAATGTTGTTGCTTACATATGGTAGCGATGATTGATGATGGTGGCGGTGTTTTTCAGATTTTGATGATACTTGGGTATTCTTAAATGAGCGAGTCAGAGACGCTTTTGATTTGAAGAAGACCTTTCAAGAGGTTGTCTAACTCTTGTTGGTGATATTATTTATATACACATTTGGAATGTTAATGTTTAATTTTGGGTAATGTTTTCAGGTGAAGTATTTTGCGGAAGCTGTGGGTGCAGGGTTGGGCACTTCATTGCAGGGATTTACAAAGAAAGGTTGCTAGGATTGAATTTGATTCGACGTCTCTTTTCTGGTGGCATAAAATAAATCCAATCCAATCTTAGGTTTGCAAGTACCTTTGTTGTTTTTGAATTGCAGAACAGGTTTCTTTCAACTGTAATCATGCTTTGTTTGATTGCTGCTTGCTTATCTTTTCTGTGACCTAAAGAAATAAAGTTATCTTTTATATCTTTGCAATTGTGTGGCGACATTCATTAAGTTTTGGACAATGGTTGTGTTGTAAATGTTCATGGTACAATGTCTGATCGTCCATCTTAAGTACTAGGTACCCAAAATCAGTCATCTGTAACATACTTAAATCCCACTAGCACTGATTTAATTCCATTTCCCTAGTAACAAAGAATGAGCTAGCAAGCTAATTTTTTTTAGAACGGCTCCTAATCCCTTCCTATTAACCACCTATACCAACACCACCTTGCAGGATTTGAACTCTTCATCTTTTGAATAGAGGGTAGACACCTTGTCACcagtataaaatatataaagaAACAAAAAAATTGATATATGATGTATTTAATTTCCACCTCTGAGTGCAAGTTTTATTGGTTAATGTACAATATCCCGATGAAAGACCCACTATTCATGGACTGACATCTGTTAGTTGGAGCATTTGAATTAGAGGTGTAATAAAAAGAACGGTTTGGGTCCAACCCGATCCAGAGGTCTGTAACAGGTTTTGAGATTTTTGTGTTGAAAATGGTTCTAACTCGAACCGGTATGAGCCAGCCTAAAAAAactggaaaaaaaaaaaagaaaaaaaaagaaaacagttTTAAGTTTTGAACCTGATCCAAATCGATTTGGGTGGGTTGGGGTTCCCAAACCTAAAACCGGTTCTTAATCTGAACCATTTGAGaccaaactaaaaaaaaaaacctgataGGTTTGGGCCCAAACCGAGTTTTGTACACCTCTACTTGAATTGCTCTTTTCGGGTTATTAATGTAAAGTTAATAATACACAAAGAGTCTGAacaacaaacaaagaaagtctTGATTAGTATAAGAAAAGGGTTAAtggttgtaaaaaaaaataaaaaaaaaaaatggattgGGGATGCTAAAGATTTGAAGGATGGTCTTAAAAACATTTCTTGTTTTAGCATTCACCACTTGAATTCAGTCTGATTTCATCATTTCAGCTGTCTTGAAAATTGGGGA
The sequence above is drawn from the Helianthus annuus cultivar XRQ/B chromosome 12, HanXRQr2.0-SUNRISE, whole genome shotgun sequence genome and encodes:
- the LOC110893703 gene encoding ubiquinone biosynthesis protein COQ9-B, mitochondrial, yielding MHRSAAKRLLHYSFFCANRTSPIRTPLHSRSPLRFLSSEPPFSDFNTRTSTTHHHDTSHTHTHTDTSRTRRTTPTTPPRATYEEEQTRVLAASLHHVIRLGWSEAAMIAGARDVAVSPSIVGAIPRKEAALVEYFMDESLQKLIDMIDSDELQLKDLVASERIAKLIKARLQMQAPYISKWPQALSIQAQPSNISTSFKQRAMLVDEFCHASNDEGSGVDWYLKRSIVGGIYSTTEIYMLTDNSTDFDDTWVFLNERVRDAFDLKKTFQEVKYFAEAVGAGLGTSLQGFTKKGC